The Lates calcarifer isolate ASB-BC8 unplaced genomic scaffold, TLL_Latcal_v3 _unitig_2145_quiver_2243, whole genome shotgun sequence DNA segment tcaccacgagtcacagacaatgtctccgatcgaggacgatgtctccctcatcctcaacaatgtctctccgatcatggacgtcGTCTCAGTGGTCATGGACaatgtggtggacgaagtggtgacacctggaggaaatcaaagagaaaaatacaaaggaaaatgatcaatacactactacctatttctCATCaccagtttaaccatgaaaacagtacagtgtagtctaatgtgtcttgcacatacacataattaagaatttttGATCAAGTCCTATCAAACTGAAGGTacgatatttttcaatcccattttgactgatcctgaacAAATACAGTCCAAGACAGAACCATTTAGTGTTTGTTAGTCCTGAGGTGTTTGATATTatttggtgagaaggtgaggagagctacagtcactttATCCACAGATATGACATTGACAACtattgtgatatttatttaacaccaagaatgccaaatatttgcttcaagacaaAGGATTAAGAGGTGAGAATagctttctttgtcatatgataaatagtaaatactgctgattaagcaaaacaagacatctgaaaacgtcACCTCGAGCTCTGAGCAAATACAGTTAGTACTTTTCCAGATTTAATAGACACGATTTATCAgttcttattatattcagtactaAATTTATTCAATACCAAGGTTTGGATGTTGtctctctgcgatcgtggatgatgtctctgtgatcgtggactacgtctctgtgatcgcggacaatgtctctgagattatggacaaagtctctgcgatcatcgacaatgtctctgaacgccggcagtgccgactaatcggggaccgagtcaccacgagtcacagacaatgtctcagatcgaggacgatgtctccctcatcctcaacaatgtctctccaatcatggaccatgtctcagtGATCGcggacatctctgtgatcgtggactacgtctctgtgatcgcggacaatgtctctgagattatggacaaagtctctgcgatcatcgacaatgtctctgaacgccggcagtgccgactaatcggggaccgagtcaccacgagtcacagacaatgtctccgatcgaggacgatgtctccctcatcctcaacaatgtctctccgatcatggacgtcGTCCCagtgatcatggacgatgtggtggacgaagtggtgacacctggagaacatacaaaggaaaatgatcatttacTTTTAGCATTATACTGTTCTGAtgtattcaatactgaacatgaacagttgaatgtcagtgctgtgtgttggacagttgatgtaaagctgtttgtgaattacctggaggcctctgtcctggtctcacagaacttcttcattgtacaaagactctctgtgatcgtggactacgtctctgtgatcgcggacaatgtctctgagattataaacaaagtctctgcaatcattgacaatgtgtctgtgatcgtggaccaagtctctgatgatagactgtttctctgtgatcattaacaatgtcagctgatcacggtcatgccgtcgaatcgaggaaccacagtgtcactaccgattcttgcgcagagctctgcgaagcagcgacaatgtctctgatcatggacaacgtctctctcatctttgacaaggtctctgcgatcacagacaacgtctctgatcgtggacgatgtctccctcatcctcaacaatgtctctccgatcatggacgtcGTCCCagtgatcatggacgatgtggtggacgaagtggtgacacctggagaacatgcaaaggaaaatgatcaatacactacgacctattcctcatcaccagtttaaccatgaaaaaactatattcaacattacagttgaactaGAGCATTTAATAAAACGTTAGAGGAGTGGCTGTTTaatgtcacatatgacaaaaagaatcacatctttaagaaccaacaacaaagtaGTGTGTGGAAGAGCAcagaattttgttttcatacacaGATCTACAGAGACGCAGTGagaacgaccacaaagagacaaagaagcagcTGAGCATAAATAGATATAAAACAGCCAAGTAAATACTCAAAATGATGGAATaagaccacaaatagacacagaaTGACCACAACGACGTGATAATCAGATAAACAGACTACTAAACTGTTACCCTGGCTCCGTaaggtgcccacaactcatgtcagggacgctttggtcacagaaacacaaacacattttgacctacgcaaataaaaacgacgacCAAAAAAGAAAACGCACTGGACGCATCACTAGGTGATATGggtaatgctaacgctcgctactaatgctaacgctagctacTAATGCTAAAGCTGGCATCCAtgtgtaaagcagccaggtacagacgcaaaataataaaaaatgaccacaaatagacacaaaacgatgacaacgacatgatagaCCGATATAAACTGAGTTGAATTGACCAGGATGGATAACAAAGTTACAAAATGACGATAAAGTGACTGTAAGCAGTTACAACAGAAATTTAAATAGACTATCAAgagcttgttgtgttttcacccaTTGGCGTTGGGGGTCCGCAACTCATGCCAgagtcacggaaacacaaacacactcttaccgACGCGATAAAAACGACAGAAATTGTGAATACGGTCAAAAGATATTACtgaaagagaaggctaatgctaacgctcgccgtTAACGCACaggctaacgctagccgctagctagttcgctcctaGGCCTTACCTTCGCGCTTCGGGTGTAgtcagcgtccagcctcactcctGTTCCATAACAAAGCAGCTCCAACGCTTGTTTTAGCGTCCAGGCTTCTTCGATGATTCAGTTTTCTCCTAGTGCcgacaaacagagacagtggttcaaacgttggtttttatctgttttccggcttcgtttctccgcctctctaaGCTCCTCCCAGGTCATGACCGATGACGACACACAACGAAGCCAATGACTACACACGTAAGCCAAAGACGCCGATTGGCCAGCTGACTCTGTTCCCGCCTAGCAAtcgcctctgattggtctatAATATATCCCGGGAAAGGAAGGAAACCGATCATTGAtgtattataaaaaaaaactaatacaTCCATGGTCAGAATATCATCATGTCTGTGTATATTTATCTCAAATATCAAAAGCCAAATAATGCCTTATTATTTGAATTACTATCTGATTTAGTTAAAAGCAGCTTCCAACCTCAATGGGACTTGATATAAAGgtttaataaaattaaaaataaaaatccaactAAATCAAGTGCATATCTTTACAGAATACACCCCTTAAAAAACAGAACTCTGAAGTTGAGCTTCACAAGCCAGACGTGAATGCCTCATAAGTCCAATAGAGAGGGGGCATCTATGTGGTGCAAGAGGAGTCCCACTTTATATAAAAGTGGTTtttgtggggggaaaaaacaaacaaatatcacCTGGTAGTCATCTCTGTTCTGTCTCATGACTGTGGCTCAATATCACGATCTGTAtctggtaagaaaaaaaaaaaaaaaacatcagtacaATGTTCAATCTGCGGACCACAGAGTCAACACTGACCTTATCTTACCTGATGtttgctcactctctctttgAGGACATTATATCATATGCATTGCACTGCCTATAGTTGTTTTTCATGAGCTGTTACACCAAGCAGCTGAACACTGAACATCCTCTGCTCTGAtcagaaacactgttttattgGTTCATCTGGTATATTTTGTGTCTCGGTGACGCACTCCCCATGACTGATCCTTTGTAGAAAACAGCCCCTCTGGTTACCAAGAAGTTGCATCACAGGATGAAAAACAGGGAGGTGCTGTCCCCGGAGGCTGTCTCTGATACCTCCACCGACACTCATCACATGGGCATAAAGTGGCCTAATTTGCAAGGATTACCATTTtatacagcagctgcagcagagtttgAGTCTTGAAGTGAGGTCTAGGGATGACCGGGGGCGTCTTTTGTGGGGGTGTCGCAGGAAAATAAAAGGTTGGAAATGCAGGAAATAGGGAATAGAGATAATTTTTGTTATATTTGGTtcctttctctgtgttgttttctcttaaGTGGCATACACACTAAAAGATAATCGGGTCAAACAGTCCGAACCCCCCCACCAccgatcaaagtcagcaaaggctTTATTATCTGATGGCtctaaagatgatcttgtcagattctcctgtggtgtgaggtgtgttcagggtgattttaccctccccgATCAGCTCCGAACACGATCATGGCCATCCCAATAAATATTACACATGTTCAGTATTTACAATTGAAAATCCTGTCATGGGGGGGGCACCGAGGAGGAGTGAGTGCACGCTCTGTGGACTGTCGCATGGAACAGGatgatagccaatcaggaaacaagctgactgaagacggGAACACGCCAAACAAAAGATGTCACCgtccaccatgtttgtttactctgaaGTCACGTTTGACCGCACGAGATTTGAGTTgtgagtccagactctggttgttggtggtgaatctgttagtgtgtggtgtggctgtgttggtcctctatgagaacaaaacaaagaaatctgacattatttgtcgtCATGTATGATCTCTCACATTTTATAAGTGTGTGCCAGGACTTGTTAGGTTCTCTGTGGTTCTGGCTCATGTCAAGACTTTGAAAAGTAAGCAGCCTTGTAAGTGGTTAAAGCATCATATAGATGTTCTGTGCGCCTGCACTATCAAAGTACAGCCTGTTCGCGGTGACAGTGTAATTACCAGGAATGATGGGAGGCTGTGAGGGACCTGTCCAGTCAGCTCCACTTCCTCTTGATTTAACTCAACCCGCAGCTATAATCACTTCATCTGTCTGCGAGGTTAAGGTGACAGAATCTCTCTCGTTACTAAAGATGCACTGGAAACGTCTGGAAGCTTATTTGAAGGAATAAAAACAGGCTCTGTACGTTTGTTCTTGTTCAATcgacaaaaacagatttatttcaaaAGAATGCTGGAGTAGAGGTGAGGTAGGGGAGAATAAAAAAGGGTTAAAAACATTCACTGACCACTTTAAAAGAGTACATTGACTAGAAAATACACATCTGTGTGGAATTTGTtggcaataaaaataatattttgaacagaggaatgaaaaaagaaatgtgcaaAATCAGTCTCTTTCAGGCGAAGTAAAGACGATACAGTAGGTAGCATCGTAGCCACAATTAAAAGAACTAAAATCAGTGCAGATAGGATTAACTTAAAAAGACAtattaaacacttaaaatacaaATTAGCCTGTCGTCATGGTGTGAGTTATAGTGCTCAGGAGACTTATACAAACAGATAAAGTGCCAGGTCTTTGGTGTGGAGATGCTGCGCCAGGTTCTGGATGCGACACAGGCGAACGTTTTGAGCGTCTCCAGCGCTGTACACTCTGAATATGTGGTAACGCTCTTTCTCCTTCAGCGCAAAGTCCAGCTCGTTGGCGGAGAGCTGGATGAACGACTTCTCCTTCTTGATCGTCGACTTCACCTCCACATACACCACCTGCGGCCCGGCTGCAGCAGGTCTGAAGGTGAGTTTGAAGTCGTAGGGCTGGCCGCTCTCCCCGCTCTGGTTGCACCACAGGACATGGGCGGGGCACCCGGGGACGCCGCTGTCTCTCCAGTGACACAGGAAGGAGTCGACCAGCTGCTCGCCCCACTCGCCGATTGCCGACACGTCCATCGAGTCGTCGGATAACACCACCTGGAAAAGAGGAGCACGGTTTAGAGGAGGAGGTGCAAATGCTCAACTGCTCGGAAACAGTCGGGTGTAGGTGAGTGTACTAACGGTGGTGGGTCTCTGACAGATGAGCTCCATGTCCTCCAGAGTGGCCTGTGGAGCCTGGACCTTATTCCAGAAGGGGAAGTCCAGGTTCAGAGGGGGACGCTGGGTGTCCGCAGTCCCCTGAAATGTACTGGAGAGCACCACGGCGTCAGGGACGAGGCTGATGGAGACAAAGCAAGAAGAATTAGGTAAAAATCAACATTAGTTTCCGACATGAATATTTCAGAGTGTGggacaagaagaagaagcctACAGGCTGTTTGTAGCGGGCTGGTTGCCAACTGTCTCAGCAGGTGGTGCAGATGGAGGACTCTGTGCTGGTGTTGGAGCTGCGAGGCTTCCCTCTCTGTTCTCAGCTCTGTCAGACTCGATGGTGTCACTCTGCTGACGGCGCTCTGTTAGTGACAGACAAGACCAAATGGAAGAATGAAGCATTTACTGGATGTTAAAATCACACAGAGTGGGATTATGGCAGCTTAAAATCATTCCAACGCCGAAGGCTTTTGTCTTTTTACCACGTAAAAGATCAAATTAAAAGGTAACAGGGAGGcgtatgtttattttttgctcgttgtgtttcttttgtaaCAAAAAGCTGGAAGGGGCTAAAACTCTCAGTGGCAGTAGGCGACAGGAGTTTAATGAATGTGTAACCTGGAGgtgttgtggtggtgttgaTGCTGGTGGTCGCAGCAGCAGGGTTTGGCTGGCCTGGATGGCTGAGAACTCTCTGGAGGACGGGCTGGTCTGGAGCTCTGCTGCTCCTGAGTGGCTGGTTTCCCTCACcaatgctgctgctgagacTCTGGGGGACGACATGATGGCTGCTCTCTCTGAGTGCAGCTTCTTTCTCTGGGTCTCTGTCTTTAGGCGCTGCAGGAGGTGGCCACATCTTCATGACGGCTTCGACCACGCCTCCGTCCGCCTGACCTGTCGGCACACAGAAGAAATGGGACGATAAACGACactaaaacagacattttcctcttcattcCGAGCAGCTGTGTAAAGTACCTGAGCGACTGCCTCCTGTGTTTTGTATAGAAGCTCGAGGAGGCCAACAAACCAGTGTCTGCTCCCCGTCGTCCTGTGCAGGGTGGGATGGCTCCTCTGGGGAGCTGATGGAGGAGTAGCTCCTTGACAGAACTGAAGGGTTAAAAACCAACAACgagaaaga contains these protein-coding regions:
- the LOC108892272 gene encoding uncharacterized protein LOC108892272, whose protein sequence is DVVVCFQVGKLYIRYQLDVADSDQPVVEVQDVICLLKDEKELYIQKDYLSSKMEICRELVKLFCTQDSHRKELKYFLSVLVNALDDPAALKRCLNKENIRELPSEEEQWEVPEPPKPDINQERVLSRSYSSISSPEEPSHPAQDDGEQTLVCWPPRASIQNTGGSRSGQADGGVVEAVMKMWPPPAAPKDRDPEKEAALRESSHHVVPQSLSSSIGEGNQPLRSSRAPDQPVLQRVLSHPGQPNPAAATTSINTTTTPPERRQQSDTIESDRAENREGSLAAPTPAQSPPSAPPAETVGNQPATNSLLVPDAVVLSSTFQGTADTQRPPLNLDFPFWNKVQAPQATLEDMELICQRPTTVVLSDDSMDVSAIGEWGEQLVDSFLCHWRDSGVPGCPAHVLWCNQSGESGQPYDFKLTFRPAAAGPQVVYVEVKSTIKKEKSFIQLSANELDFALKEKERYHIFRVYSAGDAQNVRLCRIQNLAQHLHTKDLALYLFV